The uncultured Sphaerochaeta sp. genome includes the window CTGAGGAGCCAAGCCCACAATCTGAGGAGAGTCCAAGCAATCCAGAAGGATCGCTTGAACCAGACACGTCCCCAGACCTCGATCAACCCTCCCCTGATAGTACACTGACTGAAACCCCCTACCTGCCAAGCACCTCTGACAGTCTATTGGAAGGTATGGCCTCCTCAGATGGTTCCTTCAGCATTGCTTATAAACCGGATTTCGCCCTTGGGAACCTATCATTCCAACTTGACTTGAAAATCCAGGGAAAGGCAACGTTTGACCCATTCGGCCTCATGCTCGATTTCTCCCCGTGGGAGTTGCCTGAGAGGGAAGTGGATGAAATCTTTGAGGATTATGCGCTTAGGGTGGCAAAGCACTACGGTTCATTCATCCGCTCAATCCAGTGGGGACAGCGATATGATTCCCTGTATATCCGTTACGGGAAGCTGATGGGAATAACCCTAGGTGATGGTGCGTTGTTGAACAGCTATTTCGACTATAGTGTAGGATACCGTGAGAGTCAGCCCGGACTTGATATCATGCTAGATGGAAACCTGCTGGGTATACCCAACGCTGGTTTTGAATTTGTTACCAATGACTTGTATGAACCCACATTGCGTGCATGGAGAATTTATGCACGCCCATTGTATGAGTATCCTCACCTCTCCTTGTTCTCAGATCTTGAGGTAGGGCTCTCTCATGCAAGCAGTCCAAGACAGGGAGAGGACGAAGAACCTTTTGGCAGGGAAATGATTTCCCTCGATTTTTCCCTCCCGATATATGAACGCGATTTCCTGAATCTTCATGTATTTAGCGATGTCTTGCTTCAGCTTCCCGACGTACAGAACAAACAGTTTGGCTCAGCACTTCGCTACGGGCTCTGGGGACATACGAGAAGCTTCTTTGTGTTCAATACCAGCTTGACCATTCCTACGTTTGGGAGCTATTACACCAACTACTACTCTTCAGATTTCGAGACGAGAGAGAGTGACGAGACCGAGAAACTCCGTCTTGAGCTTGGTACCCTGCATTTTGACGGCACACTGGGATTGAATTTTACTCGCCAAGGTCTCTACCTGAGTGCACACATGGAGAGCAATCTGACAGATAATGACTTCCACGACTATAGTTTTATTGCAAATGCAAGGATCGATAAACCCTTTATGTATATCGTTTCACTGGACTTGCAATATGAAAAGCTTTATCCTACAAGTACAGGGGAGGGTTTCTTTGAGGGCTTGAAAACACTGCGTAATGTGGTGCTTTCCTCCACAACAGTCATCAAGGTAAAGCCTTATTCATTTGATATCGGACTACGTGCACACTTTGATGAAAATGCTGAACCTACATACTCGCTGGACACGCTTGTGAAGATATCAATCCTGTAATGTCATGATGGGAGTTTCTATGAAACGATTGGTGAAATATATTGTTCTGCTTCTGCTGATCCTTATAGGTGGTACTACCCTCTTTGCAGAGGATGAGGTATTCATCGGTGATGGTGACATCGCCGCCCTGCATGTCTACGACAGCCAGGGAAATCGACTTGATGCAACCAGTGAACAAGCGCAAAACATTGCAGAAGGTTGGATTATCCATAATCCTGATACACCCATTCTTCTCGTGACCCCCCGGGGCACCATCAATGTGTTCGAAGATTCACTATTGGTTACCGGTGACCTGGCTGGCAACAATCCCGACCTCTATTTGGTCAGCGGTAAAGCAACCTTCAATACCTACGACATGGAAGATGGATTTCTCACGGTCACTACTCCTGTTTCACGTTTCACCCTGCACGGAGATGGGGAAATGCTGGTCATCACCACAGAAGATGAAGAGAGTGTCACCACCTTCACCGGCAGAGTCGAGTCCTACAATGCCCTTACTGGGGCAAAACGGGAAGTCAATACATTTGAAAAGCTTTTCATGCAGGAAAGAATGGCTCGACTGAAGTTTATCGAGACAGGATACTATCTTACCTATGCAACCTATCCTGACATGATGCTGGCAAAACAGATCATGCAGGAGCTCAGTGATAAGATCACTGCCCCCACCACCCCACGTGCTCCTATGGCCAACGTGGAAAAAATTGCGCTCACCCCTCCGCCTGTGGAAGGTGTGTCGATTACGGCTTTGGCTGACAAGCCTTCCAGTATTGCTGTTGCCAAAACTTCAGAATTCATCCCACAACGCTTGCAAAGCCTGCAGGTTGAAGTGGAACCGGTCAAGATACCAGAGCGAGTAAGCCAGTTCAGCAATATCATCCTTCCCCCTCCCAAGGACAGGATCAAGATCACCATCCGCCCCATGACACCAGGAATTCCCACCTTTTCCAACGTATCTCAAACCGTACAGGTTCCCCCATCCCCTTCCTCACTCCAAGCAGCGGTTGAAGCAGAGGAAATTGTGGTGGTAACAGAGACCAAGGATGAGGAGCCTGTCACCATCGAGATACCGCTCGTAGAGGAAGTGGTAGATGTTGAGACAGTCGAAGAAATTGAAGTACCAGAGACCGAGGCTACCACTGTTGCTGATGAGGAAGAAGCTGTGGTGGAGCCAGTAGAGGAAGAAATCACCCTTGCCTCTCCATCAGAGGCTACCCGGCCAACCTTGGCATTTTCTGCAGAAGAAGCGAGAGTAACGGGATCCTTTGGGGTGGAGTTCGGTTATCGCTTTACCTTTGATGGAAGCAATGCAGATTCCTTGCACCATCAATTATTCCTCAAGCCCTACTTCGAGAAAGGCTTGTTCAGCATCAGATTGCAGGGCAATATCGAGACTGAGGATTTCTCCACATATACCAATACGGCATATCCTGTTCCCACTTCCCGCCTGGAGATGGCAGCCTATGCATTCTCATTCATTGACAAGTTGAGGATCGGTTACAGCAGCAGTACCTTCTATTTGACGCTGGATCGAAAATTCCCGATAACCACGGAATTGACCAGTTTGTATGCACCGTCACTCATATCTGACCAGAATCTGGCAGTTTTGAACCAACTTAGCTTGGGTCCGGTTACCCTGGTAACCACATTCGATGATCTCTACTTTGGTTCACTTTCCGATAATGAGCGTCAGTTTGGTTCATCCTTGCTCCGATTTACTCCAAAAAGTGGCTATCGCATGTCCGTAGCACTTGGCGGCCTTGCTGTGATTGACAACAGTCCTACCTGGAGCATCAATACCTATCCATTCCTTGGCCTTGGGTTTCCCGTGGTTGACTCAAGAACCACTGAGTTCAAGTTCCTCTTGCATGCAAGCGGATACCTACCTGCCTACCCTACCTTGGATACCGACTCCTTCATAGATACCTCTGTTGGCTCGATATTCCCCAATTACCTTGTCGGAACAGGATTCTCGCTGAAGAAGAATCAGTTCTTCTCGAAAATACTGGTCTCGCTCACCAAGGGTGAGAACCACCCCCTCATCGCCAATGAGTTTGCTTCATTCCTCGACACGAGTTATTCAGCAGCAGTTGAGGTATTGGGTGATGTACGAATACAGGGGAAGGTCTGGCAAGCCAGACTGTTGTTCAACCTCCCGTTCAGTTCCAGCTTTGCTTTTGCCAATCTTACTTCTCCTGTTTCCGCTGCCCATCAAGCAGACTATAGTCAGTTCTCACTCTCCTATACCAAAGAACGGCTTCAGGTCGGTCTTGGGTTTGCACAGCTGGGTATCATAAGCAACCTTTCTGAGGTATTTGCAGGAAATGAAGATGCTCTCTCCTTGCTGAGGAGCCCTTACAGCACAAGTTTCCTCTCTCTTCAGTATGCCTTCGATCCATTCACACTGCAGCTGAAAGCCCAATACCCTGCCCAGGTAACAAGCTACACAAATCCAGTGGTCAGCGCACGAGTTTCACTGAATCTAGATAAACAGTTCTAGAGAGAGGTTTTGCCCTTTTATCCCTTCTATGGTAGAGTCATGCTATGAGAATACAAAAGCTCGATCCGCTTGTAGCGCAGCGTATTGCTGCAGGCGAGGTTATTGATAGACCAGCCTCAGTCATTCGTGAATTGCTCGACAATGCACTGGATGCAGGGGCCAAGCAACTGGTAGCCAGTGTCACCGATGGGGGCCTTGAGTCGATCAAATTGATCGATGATGGAGAGGGCATTGCAAAGGATGACCTACCTTTGCTCTGTGAGAGCCATGCCACCAGCAAGGTTCATGATCTTGAAGATCTGTATCATATCAAGAGCATGGGTTTCCGAGGAGAAGCATTATACAGCATTGCCGCAGTATCCACCGTCACTATTGCCAGCAGCTACCAAGGACAGGATGCTTTTCAGATTACCGTGGATAATGGAATAAAAGGTGAGGTACAACCCGGTGGACCCAGAGAAGGAACAACGGTAAGTGTTGAGGGCTTGTTCAAGGAACTTCCTGCCAGGCGTCAGTTTCTGAAAAGACCTTCAACAGAAGCAACCATGTGCCGCTACGTCCTACAGGAGAAGGCTCTTGCCTTTCCCGAACGATCATTTCGGTTCATCACTGATGGAAAGGTCCGCGTCGATCTCCCTGCCACAAACAAGAAACAACGCGTTCTGGATGTCCTGGCTATCAGCCAGAATATCGTTCCCTCCGAGATGATTGAACTGTATGACAGCGCAGGTCGCTTCAACCTCTATGCAGTCTGTTCTTCTCCGGCGCTCTATAGAAGTGATCGTTCCCATATCAAGATCTTTGTGAACAATAGACCTGTGGAGGAGTTTGCCCTCGTACAGGCAGTTACCTATGGATACGGAGAGATGCTGCACGGAGGAGCCTTTCCCTACTGTTATCTTTTCATTGATGTCGACCCTACGTTGGTCGATTTCAATATCCATCCAACCAAGCGTGAGGTGAAGCTTAGAAACAAAGCAGAGATTCATCACCAGGTAGTGGAAATGATCTCCAGCCAAGTCCGTCGCACCATACCACGGATTGTTGCAAAAGAGATACAGGACGAACAGACTCCCCTCCTCACTCCCAAGGCAACCTATACCCACCAGAGGGCTGTGGATGCATCCAGCCATGAGAGAAGCAGCAGATATCAGGGAGAGGCAAGAAAGCCCATCGACCCTGAGTGGTTCCAGAAAGCGAAAGAGATCCTACAATCAGACGGAATGCAGACAACCCGTGCCACAGAAACTGAGAATATCTGGGATATGCAGGCTGAACAGAAACAATTCACCTACCTCGGACAGGCCTTCAACCTCTTTCTGGTTGCAGAGAAGGAGAATGATCTTTACCTTGTAGACCAGCATGCAGCGCATGAGAGGATCCTTTTTGATGAGGTACGGGCAAAGAAAGAAGTACAGTCCCTGATGATTCCCCTCTCCTTTGAGGTTGAACGTGATGTTGACAACTACCTGCAGGGGAATCTGGATGTATACCTGAATTTGGGAATCAAGCTGGTCCGCAGTGATGACCTCCTCTGGGAAATCCATGCAATCCCAGCAATCTACCGCTCGGTAGAAAAACAGTTGGTCTCGTTCATACAGACGATGAGTGGGGAGAGTGAAGAGGTCGAGAAAGGACTCTATGCCATTGTTGCATGCCATGCAGCGATCAAGGCAGGGGACACAATAGACCGGATGATGGCCATTTCACTACTTGAAAAGGTGTTTGCTCTCGCTGAACCCACCTGTCCGCATGGCAGAACCTTTGTCATCAGGCTCCACAAGGATGAGTTGATGAAGGCTGTCCAGCGTACCTAACGTTGCACAAGATAGGTAATGTTGTCGGTGATGATGGCCAAGGAGAAATCCTCTTCTCTCATGGTATAGGAATCCTCGTCCAAGGAAAGCGTCGAGAGAAACCTACCTGTCTCATCATACCGGGTAAGTTGACTGGGAACAGGGATCGCGGACAATGTACCTGATTCCTCATCGTAGTGAGGTATTTCCCCTGGAATTTTATCCATCAGTGAAGGAGAAAGTTCGATTTGTTCGCTTCGTATGATTCCATCCTCATTGATGATGTTGACCTCATACACTCCAGGAGAAAACGGTATTCCTTCTCCCATGGTAAGAGGCCCAACTCGGTACTGGGCAGTATCTGGGGAGGTCCTTTCCCCTCTGATATCGATAATCCAGCTTGAGACCTCGTTTGATGAGGAGAGGCGTACCTGAACAGGTCTCTCCTCTCCCAGGAGATCGAAAGAGAGAGATAAGTGTTCACTACTCAGGCCTGTTTCAAGATCGAATACAAGGGACTTCTCATGTTCCAGATTGACTACGACAATCTCCTCCTTCCTGCAGGAAGCAAGAAGAAGGATACAAAGAAGAAGCAGAAAAACACTACTTTTCTTGTGCAGCCAAGTATGATGCAACTGGATTCGCATAGGTGTTGAGCGCAAATTGCCGTACCTCCTCACGAGTACCCTTGAAGCGGTAGAGGAAAGCTTCGCTGTCAAAATCCCGATAGGAGTCCTGGAACTGTGTGCTGTTATGCAGGTAGTCATAGGCAAACAGATTGGTGGGCCAGAGCTTGTAGAGGGTATGGATCTGCCGGTCAACCTCTTGGGCTACCTGGTCGGAATTCTCCCAATCCCCTTCCAGGGGAGTACCGAAGGCAATGTGGATATTCCCCTTATACCCTTTCAGGCCGCGGGAGATGGAAATCAGGTCCTCATAGCGCTTCTTCGCTTGCTCACCCTTCGCGAGACGTGTAACTTCCTCCCCTGCCTTGATCAAATCGCAGGGATCATACTCGTAGCTCACTGCCACAGGAACGATTCGACAACTGTTCACCACCTGGGAAAAAGAGACTCCCTTTTTCTTCTGGGAAAGATGCAGCATTTTGATGATTGCAGGTGTAGTTACATCTATGCCATCCTTTGCCCTCCCACTCTTCTGGGCAACCCAGATGGATTTGTTCTCTTCGGTGATCAACTCAACAAAATAGGCACTCAGTCTGATTGATTCCAGATATTTCTCCCGCATGGGAAGTGTACGTTTAACGGTCACCCCACCATTAAGCTTGAATAGATCGGTCACAAACTGGTTGGTCAGCAGATTATCCCCGATTGCCATCTCACAGAACATCTTTCCACCTTTATA containing:
- the mutL gene encoding DNA mismatch repair endonuclease MutL; translation: MRIQKLDPLVAQRIAAGEVIDRPASVIRELLDNALDAGAKQLVASVTDGGLESIKLIDDGEGIAKDDLPLLCESHATSKVHDLEDLYHIKSMGFRGEALYSIAAVSTVTIASSYQGQDAFQITVDNGIKGEVQPGGPREGTTVSVEGLFKELPARRQFLKRPSTEATMCRYVLQEKALAFPERSFRFITDGKVRVDLPATNKKQRVLDVLAISQNIVPSEMIELYDSAGRFNLYAVCSSPALYRSDRSHIKIFVNNRPVEEFALVQAVTYGYGEMLHGGAFPYCYLFIDVDPTLVDFNIHPTKREVKLRNKAEIHHQVVEMISSQVRRTIPRIVAKEIQDEQTPLLTPKATYTHQRAVDASSHERSSRYQGEARKPIDPEWFQKAKEILQSDGMQTTRATETENIWDMQAEQKQFTYLGQAFNLFLVAEKENDLYLVDQHAAHERILFDEVRAKKEVQSLMIPLSFEVERDVDNYLQGNLDVYLNLGIKLVRSDDLLWEIHAIPAIYRSVEKQLVSFIQTMSGESEEVEKGLYAIVACHAAIKAGDTIDRMMAISLLEKVFALAEPTCPHGRTFVIRLHKDELMKAVQRT
- a CDS encoding 1-acyl-sn-glycerol-3-phosphate acyltransferase, with amino-acid sequence MNIEQYKDIAPYRGSDVREAIERVLKDKDALLKILSSLGPVETEAERQQVEAYAKYIVSQLETVTSYDEFQERITAGVFLPAIIDKSVDTFSFDGMQQIENDKAYLFMSNHRDIVLDCALIDLALYKGGKMFCEMAIGDNLLTNQFVTDLFKLNGGVTVKRTLPMREKYLESIRLSAYFVELITEENKSIWVAQKSGRAKDGIDVTTPAIIKMLHLSQKKKGVSFSQVVNSCRIVPVAVSYEYDPCDLIKAGEEVTRLAKGEQAKKRYEDLISISRGLKGYKGNIHIAFGTPLEGDWENSDQVAQEVDRQIHTLYKLWPTNLFAYDYLHNSTQFQDSYRDFDSEAFLYRFKGTREEVRQFALNTYANPVASYLAAQEK